TCAAGAAAGAATAGATGATTCTATTAAAAGCGGAAAAATCTTTTTTACGAAAAATGGAGTTCCAAGATATAAACAGTATTTAGATGAAGTTGAAGGATTGCCTGTTCAAAATATATGGGATGATTTTATGCAACTTTCTTCTCACGCGAAAGAACGACTTGGTTATCCCACACAAAAACCAGAAGCATTGTTGGAACGAATCATCAACGCATCATCGAATGAAGGAGAATTGGTTGCAGATTTCTTTTGCGGCTGCGGAACAACAATCGCTGTTGCAGAACGTTTGAATCGCAATTGGCTCGGCGTTGACATTTCTCATCTTGCAATAAAACTCATCGTCAATCGTCTCACCAAACCGTACGAAGAAGACGAAGAACGAAAGCGAAAATGGATTCAAGAGAACATCACGATAACGGGATTTCCCAAAGATATTGCGTCGGCGAAAGAACTTGCGCGCAACACGAAAGACGGACGATTCGGTTTTCAAGATTGGGTTGTGGAAATATTGCTTGGCGGCGTACTCAATCCCAAGCGCACTGCTGATGGCGGATGGGATGGTTATCTCACGTTTGAAATAGAACAAGGAAAAAAAGAAGTTGTTCTCATCGAAGTAAAAAGCGGCAAAGTGAACGTGAAGAACGTGCGCGAGTTCATTCACGTTGTGGAAAAACAGCAAGCGAATATCGGCGTGTTTGTTTGCTTGGAAGAAATGGTAACGAAGGAAATGCAGCACGAAGCAAAGTCGCAAGGTTATTACGCGAAAGAAATGTTCGGTAATCGCTACGATAAAATCCAAATGCTCACTGTCGAAGATTTACTGAACGGAACACGAATCGCAATGCCGGAATCGCGTGTTGGCGTTTTCAAA
Above is a genomic segment from Ignavibacteria bacterium containing:
- a CDS encoding site-specific DNA-methyltransferase — protein: MKKLYFGDCLDVLKELSKVHPNGFIDLTYIDPPFNSKRDYNILFESLDFSDATAQKQAFADTWSNVSYLDTLNEIKDVDLDLWNFLHTLDTVGISKSAVAYLTTMAIRILYMHKVLKKTGSFYLHCDPTMSHYLKLVCDIIFGENNFRNEITWRRAYSHNDGNQFGNVSDVILWFSKSNTYTYNRQYIKYSIDYIEKNYPFIDETGKRYRSVSMNADGQGDAKKFGDKILSPPEGTHWRWSQERIDDSIKSGKIFFTKNGVPRYKQYLDEVEGLPVQNIWDDFMQLSSHAKERLGYPTQKPEALLERIINASSNEGELVADFFCGCGTTIAVAERLNRNWLGVDISHLAIKLIVNRLTKPYEEDEERKRKWIQENITITGFPKDIASAKELARNTKDGRFGFQDWVVEILLGGVLNPKRTADGGWDGYLTFEIEQGKKEVVLIEVKSGKVNVKNVREFIHVVEKQQANIGVFVCLEEMVTKEMQHEAKSQGYYAKEMFGNRYDKIQMLTVEDLLNGTRIAMPESRVGVFKSSTKKLGKKVKQEKLI